In Paractinoplanes brasiliensis, the following proteins share a genomic window:
- the tsaD gene encoding tRNA (adenosine(37)-N6)-threonylcarbamoyltransferase complex transferase subunit TsaD: MADEPLVLGIETSCDETGVGIVRGHTLLADALASSVDQHARFGGVVPEVASRAHLEALVPTMQRALDEAKVTLADIDAIAVTSGPGLAGALLVGVAAAKGYALAADKPIYGVNHLAAHVAVDTLEHGPLPEPAVAMLVSGGHSSLLLVDDLTNGVTPLGATIDDAAGEAFDKVARLLGLGFPGGPVIDRTAKEGDPASIGFPRGLTAPKDLAAHRFDFSFSGLKTAVARWVEARERAGEPVPIADVSASFQEAVCDVLTAKAIEACRVNGVRTLVIGGGVAANSRLRALAEERAAKHGIEVRVPRPALCTDNGAMVAALGSRLVAAGVAPSRLDLPADSVMPLTAVSVTG, translated from the coding sequence ATGGCTGACGAGCCCCTGGTCCTCGGGATCGAGACCTCCTGTGACGAGACCGGCGTCGGCATCGTCCGGGGGCACACCTTGCTGGCCGACGCGCTGGCGTCCAGCGTGGATCAGCATGCCCGGTTCGGCGGTGTCGTGCCCGAGGTGGCCAGCCGCGCCCATCTCGAAGCGCTCGTGCCGACCATGCAGCGCGCGCTCGACGAGGCCAAGGTCACCCTGGCCGACATCGACGCGATCGCGGTGACCAGCGGGCCCGGTCTGGCCGGGGCGCTGCTCGTCGGGGTCGCCGCGGCCAAGGGGTACGCCCTGGCCGCCGACAAGCCGATCTACGGCGTCAACCACCTGGCGGCGCACGTGGCGGTCGACACGCTCGAGCACGGCCCGCTGCCCGAGCCGGCGGTCGCCATGCTGGTCTCGGGCGGCCACTCCTCGCTGCTGCTGGTCGACGACCTCACCAACGGGGTCACGCCGCTCGGGGCCACCATCGACGACGCCGCCGGAGAGGCGTTCGACAAGGTGGCGCGCCTGCTGGGGCTCGGCTTCCCCGGGGGACCGGTCATCGACCGTACGGCCAAGGAAGGCGACCCGGCGTCGATCGGGTTCCCGCGCGGGCTCACCGCCCCGAAAGACCTGGCCGCCCACCGGTTCGACTTCTCGTTCTCGGGGCTCAAGACCGCCGTCGCCCGCTGGGTCGAGGCCCGCGAGCGCGCCGGCGAGCCGGTGCCGATCGCCGACGTCTCGGCCTCGTTCCAGGAAGCGGTCTGCGATGTGCTCACCGCCAAGGCGATCGAGGCCTGCCGGGTGAACGGCGTCCGAACCCTGGTGATCGGCGGTGGCGTGGCGGCGAACTCGCGCCTGCGGGCGCTGGCCGAGGAGCGCGCGGCCAAGCACGGCATCGAGGTGCGGGTGCCCCGCCCCGCGCTGTGCACCGACAACGGCGCGATGGTGGCGGCGCTCGGCTCGCGGCTGGTGGCGGCCGGGGTGGCGCCGAGTCGTCTCGATCTGCCGGCAGACTCGGTGATGCCATTGACCGCGGTCAGCGTGACGGGGTAG
- the rimI gene encoding ribosomal protein S18-alanine N-acetyltransferase, with product MRVERFRWWHIAEVVPMEADLFGDEKWTAAMFWNELAQRNFYVVALDDHDEVLGYGGLAATLDEAWVQNIAVRRSGQRRGTGRKLLEALLDEAHRLGIKQTLLEVAVDNEPAQRLYAGYDFEPVGIRRGYYQPSNTDALVMMRNG from the coding sequence ATGCGGGTCGAGCGTTTCCGCTGGTGGCACATCGCCGAGGTGGTCCCGATGGAGGCGGATCTGTTCGGCGACGAGAAATGGACGGCCGCCATGTTCTGGAACGAGCTCGCGCAGCGCAACTTCTACGTGGTGGCGCTGGACGACCACGACGAGGTGCTCGGTTACGGCGGGCTGGCGGCCACCCTCGACGAGGCATGGGTGCAGAACATCGCCGTACGCCGGTCCGGGCAGCGCCGCGGCACCGGGCGCAAGCTGCTCGAAGCGCTGCTCGACGAGGCTCACCGGCTCGGCATCAAGCAGACTCTGCTCGAGGTGGCGGTCGACAACGAGCCCGCCCAGCGCCTGTACGCCGGGTACGATTTCGAGCCCGTCGGCATCCGGCGCGGCTACTACCAACCGAGCAACACGGATGCCCTGGTGATGATGCGCAATGGCTGA
- a CDS encoding ABC transporter ATP-binding protein yields the protein MSSLLPVADSAQVRRYARDLMRRYPRALGLTLGLHVLAAVAGLVGPRLLGDLVEAIRHGEGVGVIDRLAAAIAGFVVLQAILIRFAYLASARFGERVLASLREEFVDRVLALPLSTVERAGSGDLLTRTTRDVDALSRCVRLAVPETVIALITVALVIGALVLTGPLLALPLFVAVPIIVVGTRWYLRRAPAGYLRENAAYSTVTDGLAETVEGARTVDALRRRQQRIERSDADLRHSWIAEKYTLFLRTVWFPVIEVSYVLPVVATLLVGGWLYLRGTVSLGQLTAAVIYVQLLIDPLDRLLGWLDEVQVGAASLARLLGVATDEEPPAVAAAEPDGSRIEVRDVRFSYVPGREVLHGLNLTLEPGERLAVVGPSGAGKSTLGRLLAGVHEPTGGTITVGGVPLHDLPLDRLRTEVALVTQEHHVFIGSVRDNIAMVRPGAAEVDVRAALAAVHALEWVRALPEGLETVVGAGGHPLTAAQAQQLALARLVLADPHTLVLDEATSLLDPRAARDLERSLAAVLHGRTVVAIAHRLFSAHDADRVAVVEDGRITELGSHDELVAANGPYAALWRSWHGERIPDPGEPAAAR from the coding sequence GTGAGCAGTCTGCTGCCGGTCGCCGACAGCGCGCAGGTCCGGCGGTACGCCCGTGACCTGATGCGCCGCTATCCGCGAGCCCTCGGCCTGACGCTCGGGCTGCATGTGCTCGCCGCCGTGGCCGGTCTCGTCGGACCCCGGTTGCTGGGTGATCTGGTCGAGGCGATCCGGCACGGCGAGGGCGTCGGCGTCATCGACCGGCTGGCCGCGGCCATCGCCGGGTTTGTGGTGCTGCAGGCGATTCTCATCCGGTTCGCATACCTGGCGTCGGCGCGGTTCGGCGAACGGGTGCTGGCGAGTCTCCGGGAGGAGTTCGTCGATCGGGTGCTCGCGCTGCCGCTGTCCACGGTGGAACGCGCGGGGTCCGGAGACCTGCTGACCCGTACCACCCGGGACGTCGACGCCCTGTCCCGTTGTGTCCGCCTCGCGGTGCCCGAGACGGTGATCGCCCTGATCACGGTGGCACTGGTGATCGGCGCTCTTGTCCTCACCGGACCGCTGCTGGCGCTGCCGTTGTTCGTCGCCGTGCCGATCATCGTGGTCGGCACCCGGTGGTATCTGCGCCGAGCTCCGGCGGGATATCTGCGTGAGAACGCGGCCTATTCCACAGTGACCGACGGCCTGGCAGAGACGGTCGAGGGTGCGCGGACGGTGGACGCGCTACGCCGCCGGCAGCAACGGATCGAACGGTCCGACGCCGACCTGCGCCACTCCTGGATCGCCGAGAAATACACCCTCTTCCTCCGTACGGTGTGGTTCCCGGTCATCGAGGTGAGCTATGTGCTGCCCGTGGTCGCGACGCTGCTGGTGGGCGGCTGGCTCTATCTGCGCGGCACGGTGTCGCTGGGGCAGCTCACCGCGGCGGTCATCTACGTGCAGTTGCTGATCGACCCGCTCGACCGGCTGCTCGGCTGGCTCGACGAGGTGCAGGTCGGCGCGGCTTCGCTGGCCCGGCTGCTGGGGGTGGCGACCGATGAGGAGCCGCCGGCCGTGGCGGCGGCCGAGCCCGACGGTTCCCGTATCGAGGTGCGTGATGTGCGCTTCTCCTACGTGCCCGGCCGTGAGGTGCTGCACGGCCTCAACCTGACCCTGGAGCCGGGGGAGCGGCTGGCAGTCGTCGGGCCGTCGGGCGCGGGCAAGTCGACGCTGGGCCGGTTGCTGGCCGGGGTGCACGAGCCGACCGGCGGCACGATCACGGTGGGCGGAGTGCCGCTGCACGACCTGCCGCTCGACCGGCTGCGCACCGAGGTGGCGCTGGTGACCCAGGAACATCACGTCTTCATCGGCTCGGTCCGCGACAACATCGCCATGGTGCGGCCGGGCGCGGCGGAGGTGGACGTACGGGCGGCGCTGGCGGCGGTGCACGCGCTGGAGTGGGTCCGGGCGCTGCCCGAGGGGCTGGAGACCGTGGTCGGGGCGGGTGGCCATCCGCTGACGGCGGCGCAGGCCCAGCAGCTGGCGCTGGCCCGGCTGGTGCTGGCCGACCCGCACACGCTGGTGCTCGACGAGGCGACGTCGCTGCTCGACCCGCGGGCGGCGCGCGACCTCGAACGGTCGCTGGCTGCTGTGCTGCACGGCCGTACGGTGGTGGCGATCGCGCACCGGCTGTTCTCGGCCCACGACGCCGACCGGGTGGCCGTGGTCGAGGACGGCCGGATCACCGAGCTGGGCTCGCACGACGAGCTGGTCGCGGCCAACGGCCCGTACGCGGCCCTGTGGCGCTCCTGGCACGGCGAACGCATCCCCGACCCGGGCGAGCCGGCCGCGGCCCGCTGA
- the groES gene encoding co-chaperone GroES translates to MPVTTATKVAIKPLEDRIVVQANEAETTTASGIVIPDTAKEKPQEGTVLAVGPGRIDDKGNRIPVDVQVGETVLYSKYGGTEVKYAGEEYLVLSARDVLAVIEK, encoded by the coding sequence ATGCCCGTGACTACCGCGACCAAGGTTGCGATCAAGCCGCTCGAGGACCGCATCGTGGTCCAGGCGAACGAGGCTGAGACGACCACGGCGTCGGGCATCGTGATCCCCGACACCGCCAAGGAGAAGCCGCAGGAGGGCACCGTCCTCGCTGTCGGCCCCGGCCGCATCGACGACAAGGGCAACCGCATCCCGGTTGACGTCCAGGTCGGCGAGACGGTTCTTTACTCGAAGTACGGCGGCACCGAGGTCAAGTACGCCGGCGAGGAGTACCTGGTGCTCTCCGCCCGCGACGTCCTCGCGGTCATCGAGAAGTGA
- a CDS encoding class I SAM-dependent methyltransferase: protein MASEIAAGDPLAAASALRSRGVPPALAAAALTQVDLRRRAAAKFGPDAELMFFTRAGLEQATRSVVSRRRAARLAAAGVRTLADLGCGLGSDAIAAARAGIEVYAVDADPVTAETAAANVAALGLDQMIKVECADATTVAVEGYDAVFADPARRRAGRGRVFDPRSYSPPWDFVAGLPERVPRTVLKLAPGIDHELLPPGAEGEWVSVGGDLVEAAFWCGPLAEAPRRATLLPAKGEPGRGAGEKSGERNSAPGEGTDEKSGYGVRGEGAEREDAGGGAELTGSGTRKAPVGPVGAYLYDPDPAVVRSHLVAEFAEIVNGRLADPDIAYVYTDEPHVTPYGRRLEVTDVLGFSLKRVRALLRERGVGRLEIRKRGSALEPEQLRRDLRLSGPESASMVLTRVMGAPTVLLCR, encoded by the coding sequence ATGGCGAGCGAGATCGCCGCCGGGGACCCGCTCGCCGCCGCCTCGGCGCTGCGCTCGCGCGGGGTGCCGCCCGCCCTGGCCGCCGCGGCGCTGACGCAGGTCGATCTGCGCCGCAGGGCGGCCGCGAAATTCGGCCCGGACGCGGAGTTGATGTTCTTCACCCGGGCGGGTCTGGAGCAGGCGACCCGGTCGGTCGTGTCGCGGCGGCGGGCGGCCCGGCTGGCCGCGGCCGGGGTGCGGACCCTGGCCGATCTCGGCTGCGGGCTCGGTTCCGACGCGATCGCCGCCGCCCGCGCCGGGATCGAGGTGTACGCGGTCGATGCCGACCCGGTCACCGCCGAGACCGCTGCGGCCAACGTGGCCGCCCTGGGGCTCGACCAGATGATCAAGGTCGAGTGTGCCGACGCCACCACGGTCGCGGTGGAGGGGTACGACGCGGTCTTCGCGGATCCGGCCCGCCGCCGGGCCGGTCGTGGCCGGGTGTTCGACCCCCGGTCCTATTCGCCGCCGTGGGACTTCGTCGCCGGGCTGCCCGAGCGGGTGCCGCGGACGGTGCTCAAGCTGGCTCCGGGGATCGACCACGAGCTGCTGCCGCCCGGAGCCGAGGGGGAGTGGGTGAGCGTCGGGGGCGATCTGGTCGAGGCCGCGTTCTGGTGCGGCCCGCTGGCCGAGGCCCCCCGCCGCGCGACGCTGCTGCCCGCGAAGGGCGAGCCGGGTCGGGGCGCGGGCGAAAAGAGCGGTGAGCGGAACAGCGCGCCCGGGGAGGGTACGGACGAAAAGAGCGGGTACGGCGTACGGGGGGAGGGTGCGGAGCGGGAAGACGCGGGCGGGGGAGCCGAGCTGACCGGCAGCGGGACACGCAAGGCGCCCGTCGGGCCCGTCGGGGCGTATCTCTACGACCCCGATCCGGCCGTGGTGCGGTCGCACCTGGTGGCCGAGTTCGCCGAGATCGTGAACGGCCGCCTGGCCGACCCCGACATCGCGTACGTCTACACCGACGAGCCGCACGTGACCCCGTACGGGCGGAGGTTGGAGGTCACGGATGTGCTGGGCTTCTCGCTGAAGCGGGTGCGCGCGCTGCTGCGGGAGCGTGGCGTGGGACGGCTGGAGATCCGTAAGCGCGGCTCGGCCCTGGAACCGGAGCAACTGCGTCGCGATCTGCGCCTCTCCGGCCCGGAATCGGCCTCGATGGTGCTGACCCGGGTAATGGGCGCGCCGACTGTGCTCCTGTGCCGGTAG
- a CDS encoding ABC transporter ATP-binding protein, whose translation MKKLPDADPGTPDDRSPVRYLRWLIRRAWRPVYAAIVLAVLWMLCQAFVPAIVGKAIDAATRGDRAGLLTWSLALLAAGVGQAVFGVSRHRFAVVNFLGGMFTTIQVTVRQVGRLGSALSRRLDTGEVVAIGTSDIRQIGAAIDITARGTGSLIAVVAVSIILLTTSVQLGLVVVLGVPLLMAIVGLLIRPLHRRQQASREQQGLLTGRAADLVGGLRVLRGIGGEAVMGERYREDSQRLREAGVRTARVESLLEAAQVLLPGSFLVLVTWLGARFALDGQITVGQLVSFYAYAAFLVMPLRQLTEAIDKLTRGHVSARRVVSMLRSRTDLPDPASPVNPARFRGPLTDPTSGVTILPGGTTAIVATVPAEATAIADRLGRYADGAMIDGVPLGEFELATVRERILVADNDARLFTGPLRADLDPGGDGRLAEALHTAAATDIVEALPDGLDSEVAERGRTFSGGQQQRLRLARALVADPETLILVEPTSAVDAHTEARIADRLAATRAGRTTVICTSSPLVLDRVDWVIFVDQGRAVASGTHRALLDDEPRYARTVLREEDA comes from the coding sequence ATGAAGAAGCTGCCCGATGCCGATCCCGGCACCCCCGACGACCGTTCACCCGTCCGATATCTCCGCTGGCTGATCCGCCGCGCCTGGCGTCCGGTGTATGCGGCGATCGTGCTCGCCGTGCTGTGGATGCTCTGCCAGGCGTTCGTCCCCGCCATCGTCGGCAAGGCGATCGACGCCGCCACCCGGGGTGACCGTGCGGGGTTGCTGACGTGGAGCCTGGCGCTGCTCGCGGCCGGCGTCGGCCAGGCGGTCTTCGGCGTCAGCCGGCATCGGTTCGCGGTAGTCAACTTTCTGGGCGGCATGTTCACCACCATCCAGGTCACCGTGCGCCAGGTGGGCCGGCTCGGCTCGGCGCTGTCGCGGCGGCTCGACACCGGCGAGGTGGTGGCGATCGGAACGTCCGACATCCGCCAGATCGGCGCCGCGATCGACATCACCGCCCGGGGCACCGGCTCGCTGATCGCCGTCGTCGCCGTGTCGATCATCCTGCTCACCACGTCGGTGCAGCTCGGCCTGGTCGTGGTGCTCGGCGTGCCGCTGCTGATGGCGATCGTCGGGCTGCTCATCCGCCCGCTGCACCGCCGTCAGCAGGCCTCCCGCGAGCAGCAGGGCCTGCTCACCGGGCGCGCGGCCGATCTGGTGGGTGGCCTGCGGGTGCTGCGGGGCATCGGCGGCGAGGCGGTCATGGGCGAGCGCTATCGGGAGGACTCGCAACGGCTGCGGGAGGCCGGGGTGCGGACGGCTCGGGTCGAGTCGCTGCTCGAGGCGGCCCAGGTGCTGCTGCCGGGCAGCTTCCTCGTGCTGGTCACGTGGCTGGGCGCCCGGTTCGCGCTCGACGGGCAGATCACCGTGGGGCAGCTGGTCTCCTTCTACGCGTACGCGGCCTTCCTGGTCATGCCGTTGCGGCAGCTCACCGAGGCGATCGACAAGCTGACCCGCGGCCACGTCTCGGCCCGCCGGGTGGTGTCGATGCTGCGCTCGCGGACAGACCTGCCCGATCCCGCCTCCCCCGTCAACCCCGCCCGGTTCCGCGGCCCGCTGACCGACCCGACGTCGGGCGTGACGATCCTTCCCGGCGGGACAACGGCGATCGTCGCCACCGTGCCCGCCGAGGCCACCGCGATCGCCGACCGGCTCGGCCGGTACGCCGACGGCGCGATGATCGACGGGGTGCCGCTCGGCGAGTTCGAGCTGGCCACCGTCCGCGAGCGGATCCTGGTCGCCGACAACGACGCCCGCCTGTTCACCGGTCCCCTGCGCGCCGACCTCGACCCGGGCGGCGACGGCCGGCTGGCCGAGGCGCTGCACACGGCGGCCGCCACCGACATCGTCGAGGCGCTGCCCGACGGCCTCGACAGCGAGGTCGCCGAGCGTGGCCGCACCTTCTCCGGCGGCCAGCAGCAGCGGTTGCGGCTGGCGCGGGCGCTGGTGGCCGACCCCGAGACGCTGATCCTGGTCGAGCCGACGAGCGCGGTCGACGCCCACACCGAGGCCCGCATAGCCGACCGGCTGGCGGCCACCCGGGCCGGCCGCACGACGGTGATCTGCACCTCCAGCCCCCTCGTGCTCGACCGCGTCGACTGGGTGATCTTCGTCGACCAGGGCCGGGCGGTGGCGTCCGGCACCCATCGTGCCCTGCTCGACGACGAGCCGCGCTACGCCCGCACGGTGTTGCGAGAGGAGGACGCGTGA
- the groL gene encoding chaperonin GroEL (60 kDa chaperone family; promotes refolding of misfolded polypeptides especially under stressful conditions; forms two stacked rings of heptamers to form a barrel-shaped 14mer; ends can be capped by GroES; misfolded proteins enter the barrel where they are refolded when GroES binds): protein MAKILSFSDDARHLLEHGVNSLADTVKVTLGPRGRNVVLDKKFGAPTITNDGVTIAKEIELTDPYENLGAQLVKEVATKTNDVAGDGTTTATVLAQALVREGLRNVTAGANPIGLKRGMDQAAETVSKALLAKAVEVADHKAIANVATISAQDATIGELIAEAMDRVGRDGVITVEEGSAMATELDVTEGLQFDKGFISPNFVTDAESQEAVLEDAHILITTQKISSIEEMLPLLEKVLQDGKPLLIIAEDVEGQALSTLVVNSLRKTLKVAAVKAPGFGDRRKAMLQDLAIATGGELIAPELGYKLDQVTLDMLGTARRIVVDKENTTIVDGGGKSSEITDRVAQIRKEIEASDSDWDREKLQERLAKLSGGIAVIKVGAATEVEMKERKHRIEDAIAATKAAVEEGTVPGGGAALAQVATELDGNLGLTGEEAIGVTIVRKALVEPLRWIAQNAGHDGYVVVGKVAELGWGHGLNAATDEYVDLAAAGIIDPVKVTRNAVSNAVSIAGLLLTTESLVVDKPAEPEPAAAGGHGHSHGGHGHQHGPGF, encoded by the coding sequence ATGGCGAAGATTCTCAGCTTCTCTGACGACGCCCGCCACCTGCTCGAGCACGGCGTCAACTCGCTCGCCGACACGGTCAAGGTCACCCTCGGCCCGCGTGGCCGCAACGTCGTCCTGGACAAGAAGTTCGGCGCGCCCACGATCACCAACGACGGCGTCACCATCGCCAAGGAGATCGAGCTCACCGACCCGTACGAGAACCTCGGCGCGCAACTGGTCAAGGAGGTGGCGACCAAGACCAACGACGTCGCCGGCGACGGGACCACGACCGCAACGGTGCTCGCCCAGGCGCTCGTGCGCGAGGGTTTGCGCAACGTGACCGCGGGCGCCAACCCGATCGGCCTCAAGCGCGGCATGGACCAGGCCGCCGAGACCGTGTCGAAGGCGCTGCTGGCCAAGGCGGTTGAGGTCGCCGACCACAAGGCGATCGCGAACGTGGCCACCATCTCGGCCCAGGACGCCACGATCGGCGAGCTGATCGCCGAGGCGATGGACCGGGTCGGCCGTGACGGTGTCATCACCGTCGAGGAGGGCTCGGCCATGGCGACCGAGCTCGACGTCACCGAGGGTCTGCAGTTCGACAAGGGCTTCATCTCGCCGAACTTCGTGACCGACGCCGAGTCGCAGGAGGCCGTCCTGGAGGACGCGCACATCCTGATCACGACGCAGAAGATCTCCAGCATCGAGGAAATGCTCCCGCTGCTGGAAAAGGTTCTGCAGGACGGCAAGCCGCTGCTGATCATCGCGGAGGACGTCGAGGGCCAGGCCCTGTCCACGCTGGTGGTCAACTCGCTGCGCAAGACGCTGAAGGTCGCCGCCGTCAAGGCGCCCGGCTTCGGCGACCGGCGCAAGGCGATGCTGCAGGACCTGGCGATCGCCACCGGTGGCGAGCTGATCGCCCCCGAGCTCGGTTACAAGCTCGACCAGGTCACCCTCGACATGCTGGGCACCGCCCGGCGGATCGTGGTCGACAAGGAGAACACCACCATCGTCGACGGTGGCGGCAAGTCCTCCGAGATCACCGACCGGGTCGCGCAGATCCGCAAGGAGATCGAGGCCTCCGACTCCGACTGGGACCGCGAGAAGCTGCAGGAGCGGCTGGCCAAGCTGTCCGGCGGCATCGCGGTGATCAAGGTCGGAGCCGCGACCGAGGTCGAGATGAAGGAGCGCAAGCACCGCATCGAGGACGCCATCGCGGCGACCAAGGCGGCGGTCGAGGAAGGCACCGTCCCCGGCGGCGGTGCCGCCCTGGCCCAGGTGGCCACGGAGCTCGACGGCAACCTCGGCCTGACCGGCGAGGAGGCGATCGGCGTCACCATCGTCCGCAAGGCGCTGGTGGAGCCGCTGCGCTGGATCGCGCAGAACGCCGGCCACGACGGCTACGTCGTGGTGGGCAAGGTCGCCGAGCTGGGTTGGGGCCACGGCCTCAACGCGGCCACCGACGAGTACGTCGACCTGGCCGCGGCCGGCATCATCGACCCGGTCAAGGTGACCCGCAACGCGGTCTCCAACGCCGTCTCGATCGCCGGCCTGCTCCTGACCACGGAAAGCCTCGTGGTCGACAAGCCGGCCGAGCCTGAGCCCGCCGCCGCGGGCGGCCACGGCCACAGCCACGGCGGCCACGGCCACCAGCACGGCCCCGGCTTCTGA
- a CDS encoding DUF1707 SHOCT-like domain-containing protein, giving the protein MEIRASDEDRERTVADLERHAGAGRLTLDEFAERAKLAHGARTLDELAAVVHDLPADAQPAGSVAAQPEEPSRDLLILFAVAAATLVLLGFFIALIRS; this is encoded by the coding sequence GTGGAAATCCGGGCTTCCGACGAAGATCGCGAGCGCACGGTCGCCGACCTCGAACGGCACGCGGGCGCGGGACGCCTCACGCTCGACGAGTTCGCCGAGCGCGCCAAGCTGGCCCACGGCGCGCGCACCCTCGACGAGTTGGCCGCCGTCGTCCACGACCTGCCCGCCGACGCTCAGCCGGCCGGATCAGTCGCCGCCCAGCCCGAGGAGCCCAGCCGCGACCTGCTCATCCTCTTCGCCGTCGCCGCCGCCACCCTCGTGCTGCTCGGCTTCTTCATCGCCCTGATCCGCTCCTGA
- the tsaB gene encoding tRNA (adenosine(37)-N6)-threonylcarbamoyltransferase complex dimerization subunit type 1 TsaB, with protein sequence MLVLALDTATPASTAALVEVTADGLRGIAERRTVDPRAHGEKLAPEIEATLADAGVRPRDLGAIVAGLGPGPFTGLRVGLVTAASMGQALGIATYGVCSLDGLGRAAGPGRVLIATDARRREVYFATYSDGVRVLGPDVARPGDVAAAIVRAGTPARSRARNSAATDAAALAESETLEAAISLAGVDAARVASALARAEAADLIGQATARDDGVDLTGRQPETPGAGVQGLVDRVAGEGALKYGDVFGVPVEEHLLYPPGAALVALAADRVRAGAPSEILTPLYLRRPDAVEPAGRKPVLT encoded by the coding sequence GTGCTCGTACTGGCTCTGGACACCGCAACGCCCGCGTCGACCGCCGCGCTGGTGGAGGTGACCGCCGACGGCCTGCGCGGCATCGCCGAACGGCGTACGGTCGACCCCCGCGCGCACGGCGAGAAGCTGGCCCCCGAGATCGAGGCCACCCTCGCCGACGCGGGGGTGCGTCCGCGTGACCTGGGGGCGATCGTCGCCGGGCTCGGGCCGGGCCCGTTCACCGGCCTGCGGGTCGGCCTGGTCACGGCGGCGAGCATGGGCCAGGCGCTCGGCATTGCGACGTACGGGGTCTGCTCGCTCGACGGTCTGGGGCGGGCGGCCGGTCCGGGCCGGGTGCTGATCGCGACCGACGCCCGGCGGCGCGAGGTCTACTTCGCGACGTACTCCGACGGCGTACGCGTGCTGGGGCCTGACGTCGCCCGGCCGGGTGACGTGGCCGCCGCGATCGTCCGCGCCGGCACCCCGGCCCGCAGCCGCGCCCGCAACAGCGCCGCCACCGACGCCGCCGCCCTCGCCGAGTCCGAGACCCTGGAGGCCGCGATCTCGTTGGCCGGCGTGGACGCCGCGCGGGTCGCCTCGGCGCTGGCCCGAGCAGAGGCGGCCGACCTCATCGGGCAGGCCACCGCCCGCGACGACGGCGTCGACCTGACCGGCCGGCAGCCCGAAACTCCTGGCGCCGGTGTGCAGGGCCTGGTCGACCGGGTCGCGGGCGAGGGCGCCCTCAAGTACGGCGACGTGTTCGGCGTGCCTGTCGAGGAGCACCTGCTCTATCCGCCCGGCGCCGCCCTGGTCGCGCTCGCCGCCGACCGTGTCCGTGCGGGCGCCCCGTCCGAGATCTTGACCCCGCTTTACCTGCGCCGGCCGGACGCCGTCGAGCCGGCCGGTCGCAAACCGGTGCTGACCTGA
- the ung gene encoding uracil-DNA glycosylase yields the protein MNLAELLPAAWQAELAGFLDEKATAALGEFVASEYAAHTIYPPIEDLFTAYRLCLPEQTRVLILGQDPYHGPGQAHGLSFSVREGVRIPPSLRNVFKELAEDVGVVPPAAGDLTGWAKQGVLLLNAVLTVRAGAAASHAGKGWEAFTDATIRALNARDERVVFLLWGGYARKKAALITNPAHVVLEAGHPSPLNREGFRGARPFSATNKALADGGRPVVDWDPRAAG from the coding sequence TTGAACCTGGCGGAGTTGCTGCCGGCCGCATGGCAGGCCGAGCTGGCTGGTTTTCTCGACGAGAAGGCCACAGCCGCGCTGGGCGAGTTCGTCGCCTCCGAGTACGCGGCGCACACGATCTATCCGCCGATCGAGGACCTCTTCACGGCGTACCGGCTGTGCCTTCCCGAGCAGACCCGGGTGCTGATCCTGGGGCAGGACCCGTATCACGGTCCCGGCCAGGCGCACGGGCTCAGCTTCAGCGTGCGTGAGGGGGTACGCATCCCGCCGTCGCTGCGCAACGTGTTCAAGGAGCTGGCCGAGGACGTCGGGGTCGTCCCGCCCGCGGCGGGCGACCTCACCGGCTGGGCGAAACAGGGCGTCCTGCTGCTCAACGCGGTCCTGACCGTGCGTGCGGGAGCGGCCGCGTCCCACGCGGGCAAGGGCTGGGAGGCGTTCACCGACGCCACGATCCGGGCGCTGAACGCTCGCGACGAGCGCGTGGTGTTCCTGCTCTGGGGCGGTTACGCGCGCAAGAAGGCGGCTCTGATCACCAACCCGGCCCACGTGGTGCTCGAGGCCGGGCACCCCAGCCCGCTCAACCGTGAGGGTTTCCGCGGCGCACGTCCGTTCAGCGCGACCAACAAGGCCCTGGCCGACGGCGGTCGCCCGGTCGTCGACTGGGATCCGCGCGCCGCGGGTTAG